AATTTCATAGGAATTAATgaagatataaaatataatataattaaagatattggaaatgataataattgtGAAATTAATAAGGTAAATGAGAAACATGTGTTAGAAGTAGATGCATCTGTAGACAATAAACGAGGATATGTTGTATCATGtgttttaaaaaacataaaaatgaatgatcaaatttataataatattatagaaTTACAAGAAAAATTACATCACAATATTGGTAAAAAGAGAACAGTATTAGCTATTGGTATACatgattatgataaaataaaattcccagttaaatataaatttgaagaaaaaaaaaatataaattttattccattaaatgaaaatagaAATTTAAATGGATgtgatttatttaatttttatgaagataatataaatttaaaaccttatttaaaaattttgaaagaTTTTGATAAATATCCAATAATAGTagattcaaaaaataatattttatcattaccTCCAATAATAAATTGTGATCATACAAAAATTACATtagatacaaaaaatatatttattgaatGTACAGGTattgatttaaataaattagaaaTAAGTTTAAACATTATTTGTTCTATGTTATCAGAATATTCTCAACCTAAATATACAATCCATTCTATTTTAGTATTATATAATGAACATCATGAGCTTGAAAAAGGAAATAGATATTTATAtccaaattttaaaaataaaaaattaacatgTGATATAGAATATGTTCGTAAATTATCTGGAATAAAAGATATAACTATAGAtgatgtaaaaaaattattaaaaaaaatgatgatttcTGTAACTGATGTATTAGATAATACTACATTTGAGGTGAATGTTCCATTTTATAGATCAGATATTATGCATGCTTGTGATATTGTTGAAGATATAGCAATAGCATATGGTtatgataatattaaatatgaaCCTATAGAAATATCTAAAAAGCATTTATTAAATACGGTCTCTGATATGTTTAGAAATTCAATGACAGAATGTAGTTATACGGAGGTGATAACAAACGctttattatctttaaagGAAAATTATGATTGGATGCTTAGgaaacatataaattatgatacATCATTTGATGATAAACttgtaaataattataatccTTTATATCCTCCTGTACAAATAATGAACTCTAAAACATCTGAATATGAAATTGTTAGAACATCTCTAATtgtaaatttgttaaaatttgTGGCAGCAAATAAACATAGAGAATTACCATTACGTTTTTTTGAGATTGGGGATATATCATATActatgaataataaaacgGATACGAATGcatttaataaaagaaaCTTATCTATAATTTTTGCTGATAAGGTAACAGCTGGGTTAGAAGAAATTCATGGGGTTTTAGAATCAATTTTGAAAGATTTTCAGTTATTTAGTCACTATAAAATCGAGGAAAAACGAAAGGAAAAAGTTGAAATTCGATCTGATGTATACTATGACTTGGTTTCAATAAATGGTAAAATTGGTTGAGATATTTACATAAGGCCATTTTAGCGcgaaaaatatgtacaatggatgcatgcatacatacatgcatacatgcatacatatgaATGATTGTATTATTCTCAACCTTTTCTTGGagttattttgtttattttgcaATGTGGCATCATATGACGAATTAGCTAGCTGTGTTACTAGTTTccgttttttaaaatattaactttataattttttttttttttttttttttttttttttaagatcCTTCATTCCTTGACGAGCGTGTTGTTAACATAGTTTTGCGACCTCAGAATTTGATTTTTGGAATTATGGGAGTAATACATCCTAATGTTTTGGAAAATTTTTCTATAAATATTCCAGGTTattgattaaaaaaaatgaatatcgtctcttatatttgtattttattttgttgaaaaaaattatatccaTTTAAAATGTAGAGCTTGTTATACATCACACATTTAATCTCCCTTTTTTTTAGTATCCGCAATTGAGATAAATTTGGATGCACTTCTTAAcgttttgtttatttaacTCGGaaccaataatatataaagcATTTCCCATGTTATGGATTATTTTGAAAAGATATGAGTGTAGGATTATTTTGAGAAGATGAGTATAGGATTATTTTGAGAAGATGAGTATAGGATTATTTTGAGAAGATGAGTGTAGGATTATTTTGAGAAGATGAGTATAGGGTTATAgtattttcttatttttacaGATTCTTTGATTTTTgatcaaaataattaaaagcaaatttatatacattatctGGATGAGATTGTAATAATTTAGCTACAAATTCTGATAAGATTTCTTCGAAATATTTTGGAATTTCATAGGaatctaaatttattttttctaccTTTTTAAATTCGAAGCTGTTTTCTTCCATTTGAAAGGATTGGAGAAATGAGAATggtgacaaaaaaaaaaaaaaataaaataaaaaataataaaaaaaataaagtaataataacaataatagtAACAAAATAATGCTTCAAAACTGGggtgattaatatatgtatatttattggCAAGTCTATGATTGATCATATATCAGATAAACAAGCTTGCATATTTTGAAATAAGCTAGTTTGTATATAATTGGGAATATActgtaattatttatttgattttattttattttacttaatTTTACTTAATTTTGCTTAATTTTGCTTAATTTTATTTCGATGATTTAATGAAAGACATTAAGCAGCGATACGGCATGCGTATGGATAGACAAAGCGGGATTCATATTTCtcatatgtgtatatatttttgtaaattttttgCTTAATAATAAACTTGAAATATTTTTGCACacataaaaattacatttcatgtatattattaaagaTATAGAATAATGAAAACATTAAAATGATAGTAAAAATCAGgggaattttattttcctcCTAGCGTTATTTcggaaatatatatttttttttttattaaaacgGAATGGATGTGTGTATTGAGGTTTATATGTGgtattttaaaattgtaGGAAAATTGTAGAAAAATTGTAGAAatgtagaaaaaataaataaacgcattttataattatatactaCTAGTACTATCGATACTATTGTTGTGTTTTAAAagtttaacaaaaaaatgggaaaaaaaaaatatgaatttgaaaaaaattacaaaactgctattttaaaaatacaattataaattgtaaaaaaatagtaaaataaatgcatgtatatatatatgtatatatatatatatatatgtatgtatgtatgtatgcaaaggataataaatttttcttCGATGATGAATAAGACTAATTTTAAAATGGtataaaattgtaatatatgtatgtgcatacatacatgtgtaagtaaaaaaaaaaaaaaaaaaaaataaaataataataataataatatatatacatgtacatatatattacattctAAGAAGAGTTTGTATGAGTTGATTAGTTATAGTAATCAGGTTTTGAGTCATAAAAATGATTTGAATTGAAAAAATCTCTATTATTTTGATCtgttaatttattatttatttcgaaattaaaatgtttttgaatattatttgaatcattttcattattttcatgtATTTGTGAGTTATTTAATCTTggatttcttttaatttgattaatattattttgtaaatgtgAATCtaacataatatttttatcctGAAAATAGTAGGGGTTATTAATGAATAGATTATTTTGTGATAATTCGATATTGTTTTgtgaattattatttgtttttattccACTCAAATTTCCAATATCTCTATAAAACGAAGCATTCAAAATGTGATTGTTATTGTTATTGCtactattgttattattcgaatttatattatatgtgtgtaaattattaataacattttgtttttgttttatattatttgttatgTCATTTGGGTGTGAATTGGTATCATATTGGTTAGTGAATTTAACATGAGGAGTAATAGTAGGCCCATTAGTTGtagtataattttttaaattaacatTTTCTGAATTTAGAATTTGCCTAATTAAATcagtattattaatattatttttctcgTTAGAATTTTGCAATAATtgattcatatttatattattataaaattcttttattttatctttattttcatctaaAATTGGTTGTTTGTTATTTTGTATGGAATTCGAAATATTTGAGagatatttattaaattcgTTATTAGGAATATTTTCATTGTTAAGATTATATTGATATGCAGATGTGTTGGAATCATTTGGTTGGTTAGGCATGCTGTTTGGACTGTTTAGGCGGCTTGCACTGTTTAGGCGGCTTGCACTGTTTAGGTGGCTTGCACTGTTTAGGTGGCTTGCACTGTTTAGGTGATTTGCATGATTTGGACTATTATTAGAATTGTGGGGAGTGGAGGGTTGTGTTTTATTTGACATACATGAGCTAGCTATTGTGTTAAAAAGAGTTTCAATTTCTGGAGAAACACGAACAAATGAACAATtccaaaaattaaaaattg
Above is a window of Plasmodium yoelii strain 17X genome assembly, chromosome: 9 DNA encoding:
- a CDS encoding phenylalanine--tRNA ligase beta subunit, putative codes for the protein MPTISAHEEDLIEKLGKKLNEEELKNICFEFGLEIDDVEIKNGKKIYKIEVPANRYDLVCVEGLCRALKNFIGINEDIKYNIIKDIGNDNNCEINKVNEKHVLEVDASVDNKRGYVVSCVLKNIKMNDQIYNNIIELQEKLHHNIGKKRTVLAIGIHDYDKIKFPVKYKFEEKKNINFIPLNENRNLNGCDLFNFYEDNINLKPYLKILKDFDKYPIIVDSKNNILSLPPIINCDHTKITLDTKNIFIECTGIDLNKLEISLNIICSMLSEYSQPKYTIHSILVLYNEHHELEKGNRYLYPNFKNKKLTCDIEYVRKLSGIKDITIDDVKKLLKKMMISVTDVLDNTTFEVNVPFYRSDIMHACDIVEDIAIAYGYDNIKYEPIEISKKHLLNTVSDMFRNSMTECSYTEVITNALLSLKENYDWMLRKHINYDTSFDDKLVNNYNPLYPPVQIMNSKTSEYEIVRTSLIVNLLKFVAANKHRELPLRFFEIGDISYTMNNKTDTNAFNKRNLSIIFADKVTAGLEEIHGVLESILKDFQLFSHYKIEEKRKEKVEIRSDVYYDLVSINDPSFLDERVVNIVLRPQNLIFGIMGVIHPNVLENFSINIPVSAIEINLDALLNVLFI